From a region of the Agromyces ramosus genome:
- a CDS encoding MFS transporter yields MTASIPLPAADAAPVRRVAWASMVGTSLESFDFYVFAYFSAFFIGPLFFDPLGEFGATLAAFSTVAVAFIVRPLGAALFGHMGDRLGRRTTLLWTVGIMGVATGLIGLLPTYAQAGWLGALLLVILRVVQGLSLGGEWGGSILLATEHSGPVKRAFYAAIPQLGSPVGSILSAALFIGMTIALPPEELAAWGWRIPFLLALPLLLVSLYLRWSIDETPVFREVVAEGRRDRLPFATMFARRPVAVLVAIGAALLGIGSYSLMNTYTINYGATQLGFSFQDLLIATTIGGLLQLITIPLFGSWAARVGSARVVAWGALGTLLITFPMYFVLQFATFPILVGTMIIGGILPTMSWAALGGLMNDLFPDHFRYSALSVSYAIAATVGGFVPLVTVALGEASGYAWWHPGIVLAILSLATLVASVAAARMRPVPEVGDPEQVVTAPAGSAV; encoded by the coding sequence GTGACCGCCTCCATTCCCCTTCCCGCCGCTGACGCCGCACCGGTTCGCCGAGTCGCCTGGGCCTCGATGGTCGGCACCTCGCTGGAGTCGTTCGACTTCTACGTCTTCGCCTACTTCTCCGCGTTCTTCATCGGCCCGCTCTTCTTCGACCCGCTGGGCGAGTTCGGGGCCACGCTCGCCGCGTTCTCGACGGTCGCCGTCGCGTTCATCGTGCGGCCCCTCGGCGCGGCGCTCTTCGGCCACATGGGCGATCGCCTCGGACGTCGCACGACCCTGCTGTGGACGGTCGGCATCATGGGCGTCGCCACCGGCCTCATCGGCCTGTTGCCGACCTACGCGCAGGCGGGGTGGCTCGGCGCCCTGCTGCTTGTCATCCTCCGCGTCGTGCAGGGGCTCTCGCTCGGCGGCGAGTGGGGCGGCTCGATCCTGCTCGCGACCGAGCACTCGGGCCCGGTGAAGCGGGCGTTCTACGCGGCCATCCCCCAGCTCGGCTCGCCGGTCGGGTCGATCCTCTCGGCCGCGCTCTTCATCGGCATGACGATCGCGCTTCCCCCTGAAGAGCTCGCCGCATGGGGCTGGCGCATCCCGTTCCTCCTCGCGTTGCCCCTGCTGCTCGTCTCGCTCTACCTGCGCTGGTCGATCGACGAGACGCCCGTGTTCCGCGAGGTCGTCGCCGAGGGACGCCGCGACCGACTCCCCTTCGCGACCATGTTCGCGCGGCGACCGGTCGCGGTCCTCGTCGCCATCGGCGCGGCGCTGCTCGGCATCGGCTCGTACTCGCTCATGAACACGTACACGATCAACTACGGCGCGACGCAGCTCGGCTTCAGCTTCCAGGACCTGCTCATTGCCACGACCATCGGCGGGCTGCTCCAGCTCATCACCATCCCGCTGTTCGGGTCATGGGCGGCGCGGGTCGGCTCGGCGCGCGTCGTGGCGTGGGGCGCGCTCGGCACGCTGCTCATCACGTTCCCGATGTACTTCGTGCTGCAGTTCGCGACCTTCCCCATCCTCGTCGGCACGATGATCATCGGCGGCATCCTGCCGACCATGTCGTGGGCGGCGCTCGGCGGTCTCATGAACGACCTCTTCCCCGACCACTTCCGCTACTCCGCGCTGTCGGTGTCGTACGCGATCGCCGCAACCGTGGGCGGCTTCGTGCCGCTCGTGACGGTCGCGCTCGGCGAGGCCAGCGGCTACGCGTGGTGGCACCCGGGCATCGTCCTCGCCATCCTGTCGCTCGCGACCCTCGTCGCCTCAGTCGCCGCCGCGCGCATGCGTCCGGTGCCGGAGGTCGGCGACCCCGAGCAGGTCGTGACCGCCCCGGCAGGCTCCGCGGTCTAG
- a CDS encoding DUF4233 domain-containing protein translates to MSDLDPEGTPAPPRASPGRPPRSARQTLATMVLALEVIVVFLAALVIWGLSRGVEPEPDGGLPSWFAFVVGGVIILGLIVTIGLLRYRWAYVLGWVLQVLIVASGFLNPAMFVVGALFGGMWWYCMVAGSRIDRERAAATAPGKEQQ, encoded by the coding sequence ATGAGCGACCTCGATCCCGAGGGGACCCCGGCTCCGCCCCGGGCCTCGCCCGGCAGGCCACCGCGCTCGGCGCGCCAGACCCTCGCGACGATGGTGCTCGCGTTGGAAGTCATCGTCGTGTTCCTCGCCGCCCTCGTCATCTGGGGGCTCTCGCGGGGTGTCGAGCCCGAGCCCGACGGCGGACTGCCCTCGTGGTTCGCCTTTGTCGTCGGCGGCGTCATCATCCTCGGCCTGATCGTCACGATCGGGCTCCTGCGGTACCGCTGGGCCTACGTGCTCGGCTGGGTGCTGCAGGTGCTCATCGTGGCATCGGGCTTCCTGAACCCGGCGATGTTCGTCGTCGGGGCGCTCTTCGGCGGCATGTGGTGGTACTGCATGGTCGCGGGGAGTCGAATCGACCGAGAACGCGCGGCAGCGACCGCGCCAGGGAAGGAACAGCAATGA
- the ileS gene encoding isoleucine--tRNA ligase, translating to MYPRTPDDHGVAPSPDFPAVEREVLAFWKADGTFQASIDQREGAPEWVFYDGPPFANGLPHYGHLLTGYAKDLFPRFQTMRGHQVHRRFGWDTHGLPAELEAERQLGITDKSEIEEMGIAAFNQAARDAVLRYTKEWEEYVTRQARWVDFEHDYKTLDVSFMESVIWAFKTLHEQGLAYEGYRVLPYCWRDQTPLSNHELRMDDDVYKMRQDQTVTVTFPLVGPKAESLGLTAVRALAWTTTPWTLPTNFALAVGPDIEYAVVPAGPNGTPDATVLRERAGASDTEVLGGEYLLAIDLVGSYAKELGYDSADDARAAVSRTVRGAQLDGVSYDRLFDYYADIEQYGLENAWRILVADYVTTEDGTGIVHQAPAYGEEDQRIGEAAGIPVVISLDEGGRFLPAVTDVAGLLWSDANKPLTQLLKAEGRLLRQASYEHSYPHCWRCRNPLIYRAVSSWFIRVPEFRDRMGELNQEINWVPDNVKDGQFGKWVAGARDWSISRNRYWGSPIPVWKSDDPEFPRIDVYGSLEELERDFGRLPVNGAGEPDLHRPFIDDLTRPNPDDPSGRATMRRIPDVLDVWFDSGSMPFAQVHYPFENREFFEAHNPADFIVEYIGQTRGWFYTLHVLSTALFDRPAFKNVVSHGIVLGSDGQKMSKSLRNYPDVNEVFDRDGSDAMRWFLMSSSVLRGGNLVVTEEGIREGVRQLMLPLWSTWYFFSLYANTAREGGYEASRRTDSADVLDRYLLAKLGELVTAVTADLDDFDSPLAAAKLRDFGDVLTNWYVRRSRDRFWAGVADDGTGREAFDTLFTVLETLTRLAAPLLPLVSEKIWRGLTGGRSVHLADWPTASEFPVDHELVAAMDAVREISSAALSLRKQSGRRVRLPLARLTVVATDAAALAPFESILRDELNVKAVDLVTLDGSSAEAYGVTKRLTVNARAAGPRLGKTVQHAIQGARSGEWTLDGDTVVAGGIALEPGEYELVLEASGSGDGSSALALLGDGGFVILDTATTPELEAEGLARDLVRAVQEARKAAGLEVGDRIRLALTLDTASAEAAEFHRDLIMGETLAVDLVLANLDENAIEATQALAGGTRVHVGLEKA from the coding sequence GTGTACCCCCGTACCCCAGACGACCACGGCGTCGCCCCCTCACCCGACTTCCCCGCCGTCGAACGCGAGGTGCTGGCCTTCTGGAAGGCCGACGGCACCTTCCAGGCGTCGATCGACCAGCGCGAGGGCGCTCCCGAGTGGGTCTTCTACGACGGCCCGCCGTTCGCGAACGGCCTGCCGCACTACGGGCACCTGCTCACCGGGTACGCGAAAGACCTCTTCCCGCGCTTCCAGACGATGCGCGGTCACCAGGTGCATCGCCGCTTCGGCTGGGACACGCACGGCCTGCCCGCCGAGCTCGAAGCCGAACGCCAGCTCGGCATCACCGACAAGAGCGAGATCGAGGAGATGGGCATCGCGGCCTTCAACCAGGCCGCCCGCGACGCCGTGCTCCGCTACACCAAGGAGTGGGAGGAGTACGTCACGCGCCAGGCGCGCTGGGTCGACTTCGAGCACGACTACAAGACCCTCGACGTGAGCTTCATGGAGTCGGTCATCTGGGCGTTCAAGACGCTGCACGAACAGGGCCTCGCCTACGAGGGCTACCGGGTGCTGCCGTACTGCTGGCGCGACCAGACCCCGCTGTCGAACCACGAGCTTCGCATGGACGACGACGTCTACAAGATGCGCCAGGACCAGACGGTCACGGTCACCTTCCCACTCGTCGGGCCGAAGGCCGAGTCGCTCGGCCTCACCGCGGTGCGCGCGCTCGCCTGGACGACCACTCCGTGGACCCTTCCGACGAACTTCGCGCTCGCCGTGGGTCCCGACATCGAGTACGCCGTCGTGCCCGCCGGGCCGAACGGCACGCCCGACGCGACCGTGCTCAGGGAGCGCGCCGGGGCATCCGATACCGAAGTGCTCGGCGGCGAGTACCTGCTCGCGATCGACCTCGTCGGAAGCTACGCGAAAGAGCTCGGCTACGACTCGGCCGACGACGCGCGCGCGGCAGTGTCGCGCACGGTTCGCGGCGCCCAGCTCGACGGCGTCAGCTACGACCGCCTCTTCGACTACTACGCCGACATCGAGCAGTACGGTCTCGAGAACGCGTGGCGGATCCTCGTCGCCGACTACGTCACCACCGAAGACGGCACCGGCATCGTGCACCAGGCGCCCGCCTACGGCGAGGAGGACCAGAGGATCGGCGAAGCCGCAGGCATCCCCGTCGTCATCTCGCTCGATGAGGGCGGCCGGTTCCTCCCTGCGGTGACGGATGTCGCGGGGCTGCTCTGGAGTGACGCGAACAAGCCGCTCACGCAGCTGCTGAAGGCCGAGGGGCGCCTGCTCCGCCAGGCGAGCTACGAGCACTCCTACCCGCACTGCTGGCGCTGCCGCAATCCGCTCATCTACCGGGCGGTCTCGAGCTGGTTCATCCGCGTGCCCGAGTTCCGCGACCGCATGGGCGAGCTCAACCAGGAGATCAATTGGGTTCCCGACAACGTCAAAGACGGGCAGTTCGGCAAGTGGGTCGCCGGCGCGCGCGACTGGTCGATCAGCCGCAACCGCTACTGGGGCTCGCCGATCCCGGTGTGGAAGAGCGATGACCCCGAGTTCCCGCGCATCGACGTCTACGGTTCGCTCGAGGAGCTCGAGCGCGACTTCGGCCGCCTGCCGGTCAACGGCGCGGGCGAACCCGACCTGCACCGCCCGTTCATCGACGATCTCACTCGTCCGAACCCCGACGACCCGAGCGGCCGCGCCACGATGCGCCGCATCCCCGACGTGCTCGACGTGTGGTTCGACTCGGGATCGATGCCGTTCGCCCAGGTGCACTACCCGTTCGAGAATCGCGAGTTCTTCGAGGCGCACAACCCCGCCGACTTCATCGTCGAGTACATCGGCCAGACACGCGGATGGTTCTACACGCTGCACGTGCTGTCGACGGCGCTCTTCGACCGGCCCGCGTTCAAGAACGTCGTGAGCCACGGCATCGTGCTGGGCAGCGACGGCCAGAAGATGTCGAAGTCGCTGCGCAACTACCCCGACGTCAACGAGGTCTTCGACCGCGACGGCTCCGACGCGATGCGATGGTTCCTGATGTCGAGCTCGGTGCTGCGCGGCGGCAACCTCGTCGTCACCGAGGAGGGCATCCGCGAGGGCGTGCGGCAGCTCATGCTGCCGCTCTGGAGCACCTGGTACTTCTTCTCGCTCTACGCCAACACGGCGCGCGAGGGCGGCTACGAGGCATCCCGACGCACCGACTCCGCCGACGTGCTCGATCGGTACCTGCTCGCGAAGCTCGGGGAGCTCGTGACGGCGGTCACCGCCGACCTCGACGACTTCGACTCGCCGCTCGCCGCGGCGAAGCTCCGCGACTTCGGCGACGTGCTGACGAACTGGTACGTGCGTCGCTCGCGCGACCGGTTCTGGGCCGGCGTCGCCGACGACGGCACGGGCCGTGAGGCGTTCGACACGCTCTTCACCGTCCTCGAGACGCTCACGCGGCTCGCCGCGCCCCTGCTGCCGCTCGTCAGCGAGAAGATCTGGCGCGGCCTCACCGGCGGCCGCAGCGTGCACCTCGCCGACTGGCCCACCGCATCCGAGTTCCCGGTCGACCACGAGCTCGTCGCCGCCATGGACGCCGTGCGCGAGATCAGCTCGGCGGCGCTGTCGCTGCGCAAGCAATCGGGCCGGCGGGTGCGGCTTCCGCTCGCGCGCCTCACGGTCGTGGCGACGGATGCCGCGGCGCTCGCGCCGTTCGAGTCGATCCTGCGCGACGAGCTGAACGTGAAGGCCGTCGACCTCGTCACCCTCGACGGGTCGAGCGCTGAGGCCTACGGCGTGACGAAGCGACTCACCGTCAACGCACGTGCCGCTGGTCCGCGACTCGGCAAGACCGTGCAGCACGCCATCCAGGGTGCTCGCAGCGGCGAGTGGACGCTCGACGGCGACACGGTCGTCGCGGGCGGCATCGCCCTCGAGCCCGGAGAGTACGAGCTCGTCCTCGAGGCGAGCGGTTCGGGTGACGGCTCGAGCGCCCTCGCACTGCTCGGCGACGGCGGATTCGTGATCCTCGACACCGCGACGACGCCCGAGCTCGAGGCTGAAGGACTCGCACGCGACCTCGTGCGCGCCGTGCAGGAGGCGCGCAAGGCGGCCGGGCTCGAGGTCGGCGACCGCATCCGCCTCGCGCTCACGCTCGACACCGCCTCCGCCGAGGCGGCGGAGTTCCATCGCGACCTCATCATGGGCGAGACCCTCGCCGTCGACCTGGTACTCGCGAACCTCGACGAGAACGCCATCGAGGCGACGCAGGCGCTCGCGGGGGGCACTCGGGTGCACGTGGGATTGGAGAAGGCATGA
- a CDS encoding GNAT family N-acetyltransferase, protein MAGDVDFFGWLPLFEAYCRFYDTELDDAKALIVWNWIRDESDPLEAALAVDDEGRPVGLAQYRAVPDTLTATRGMHLDDLYVDDEHRGGGVGRALIDFVHARAAEIGSGGVTWITAADNAEAQRLYDQVARRTSWVLYEMDA, encoded by the coding sequence ATGGCCGGCGATGTGGACTTCTTCGGCTGGCTGCCCCTGTTCGAGGCGTACTGCCGCTTCTACGACACCGAGCTCGATGATGCCAAGGCACTCATCGTCTGGAACTGGATCCGCGACGAGTCCGACCCGCTCGAGGCGGCGCTCGCCGTCGACGACGAGGGTCGACCGGTCGGACTCGCGCAGTACCGCGCCGTACCCGACACGCTCACGGCGACTCGCGGCATGCACCTCGATGACCTCTACGTCGACGATGAGCACCGTGGCGGGGGCGTCGGCCGTGCACTCATCGACTTCGTGCACGCCCGCGCCGCCGAGATCGGAAGCGGCGGCGTCACGTGGATCACTGCCGCCGACAATGCCGAGGCGCAGCGCCTGTACGACCAGGTGGCCCGCCGCACGAGCTGGGTCCTCTACGAGATGGACGCCTGA
- a CDS encoding vitamin K epoxide reductase family protein has product MADSSRRSRPVAFAIFLVIAGVLGLLAAYELSIEKVLTLSDPDHVPACNVGVLVGCSVNLESWQGAVFGFPNPFLGLMAWPAVIVVGMALLAGATFARWFWVLFNVGVAGALVFVAWLIAQSIYVLAVLCPWCMLTWAVTIPVFWAVTLYNLREGHIPVPARIRRLAGIWFKWIPLITVVCYVIVVVLAQVQINAIPLVMIDLQNLF; this is encoded by the coding sequence ATGGCGGACTCCTCCCGACGGTCCAGACCCGTCGCCTTCGCGATCTTCCTCGTCATCGCAGGGGTCCTGGGGCTCTTGGCGGCCTACGAGCTCTCGATCGAGAAGGTGCTGACGCTCAGCGATCCCGACCACGTTCCGGCGTGCAACGTCGGCGTGCTCGTGGGCTGCAGCGTGAACCTCGAGTCGTGGCAGGGTGCGGTATTCGGCTTCCCGAACCCGTTCCTCGGGCTCATGGCCTGGCCCGCCGTGATCGTCGTCGGCATGGCGCTGCTGGCCGGGGCGACATTCGCCCGCTGGTTCTGGGTGCTGTTCAACGTCGGCGTCGCGGGCGCGCTGGTGTTCGTCGCGTGGCTCATCGCCCAGAGCATCTACGTGCTCGCGGTGCTGTGCCCGTGGTGCATGCTCACCTGGGCGGTGACGATCCCGGTCTTCTGGGCGGTCACGCTCTACAACCTGCGCGAGGGGCATATTCCGGTGCCGGCACGCATTCGCCGGCTCGCGGGCATCTGGTTCAAGTGGATCCCGCTCATCACGGTGGTCTGCTACGTCATCGTCGTCGTGCTCGCACAGGTGCAGATCAACGCGATCCCGCTCGTGATGATCGACCTGCAGAACCTCTTCTGA
- a CDS encoding GntR family transcriptional regulator, with product MLIRVDPALPEPLYEQLASGIRASIVDGRIAYGERLPSARALAESLDLNLHTVLRAYRMLRDERMIELHPGRGAVVAVRLGHHTALAGAIHDLVDEARLNGIGESALLALVKAAYR from the coding sequence GTGCTCATTCGCGTCGACCCGGCCCTTCCCGAGCCACTCTACGAGCAACTCGCCTCCGGCATCCGCGCCTCGATCGTCGACGGCCGCATCGCCTACGGCGAACGACTGCCGTCCGCACGCGCGCTGGCGGAGTCCCTCGACCTCAACCTGCACACGGTGCTCCGCGCGTACCGGATGCTCCGTGACGAGCGCATGATCGAACTGCACCCCGGCCGGGGCGCCGTCGTCGCAGTGCGGCTCGGCCACCACACGGCGCTCGCCGGCGCCATCCACGACCTCGTCGACGAGGCGCGGCTCAACGGCATCGGCGAATCCGCGCTCCTCGCCCTCGTGAAGGCCGCATATCGCTAG
- the ndk gene encoding nucleoside-diphosphate kinase — MTTAIEETLVLVKPDGVARNLTGEILRRIEAKGYSLVDIRLVQPDRTILAKHYAEHEGKPFYEPLVEFMQSGPVVAMRVAGNRVIEGFRVLAGTTDPTTAAPGTIRGDFGRDWGLKVQQNLVHGSDSVESAERELDLWFD; from the coding sequence ATGACCACTGCGATCGAAGAGACCCTCGTGCTCGTGAAGCCCGACGGCGTCGCCCGCAACCTCACCGGCGAGATCCTGCGCCGCATCGAGGCGAAGGGGTACTCGCTCGTCGACATCCGGCTCGTGCAGCCTGACCGTACGATCCTCGCCAAGCACTACGCCGAGCACGAGGGCAAGCCGTTCTACGAGCCGCTCGTAGAGTTCATGCAGTCGGGCCCGGTCGTCGCGATGCGCGTCGCCGGCAACCGCGTGATCGAGGGATTCCGCGTGCTCGCCGGCACGACCGACCCCACGACCGCCGCGCCCGGTACGATCCGCGGTGACTTCGGTCGCGACTGGGGCCTCAAGGTCCAGCAGAACCTCGTGCACGGTTCCGATTCCGTCGAATCGGCCGAGCGCGAGCTCGACCTCTGGTTCGACTGA
- a CDS encoding methyltransferase domain-containing protein: protein MHMEHPATSHRDEYTHGHHASVLRIHAWRTVENSAAYLIPHLQVGAAVLDVGSGPGTITIDLARRVRPGRVIGVDASADVVASATGLAASDGMQNVEFRVGDAYTLDFDDATFDVVHAHQVLQHVGRPVDALREFRRVLKPGGIVAVRDVDYGGIIWSPPSAGLARWLELYRDVHAWNGGEADAGRHIKRWAREAGFTDLQSSGSTWVFSTALEREWWGGSWAERATESQFAAHAIESGHSSPEELRRIATAWREWAADDDGWLLMPHAEIIGRA from the coding sequence ATGCACATGGAGCACCCGGCCACGTCCCACCGCGATGAATACACGCACGGTCACCACGCGAGCGTCCTCCGCATCCACGCCTGGCGCACGGTCGAGAATTCCGCGGCGTACCTCATTCCACATCTGCAGGTCGGTGCGGCCGTGCTCGATGTCGGCAGCGGCCCGGGTACCATCACGATCGACCTCGCCAGGCGGGTGCGACCGGGGCGGGTGATCGGCGTCGATGCGTCGGCCGACGTCGTCGCGAGCGCCACCGGTCTCGCGGCGAGCGACGGCATGCAGAACGTCGAGTTCCGAGTCGGCGATGCCTACACGCTCGACTTCGACGACGCGACCTTCGACGTCGTGCACGCGCACCAGGTGCTGCAGCACGTCGGACGCCCGGTCGATGCGCTTCGCGAGTTCCGACGGGTGCTGAAGCCCGGCGGCATCGTCGCCGTTCGTGACGTCGACTATGGCGGCATCATCTGGAGCCCGCCCTCAGCCGGACTCGCCAGGTGGCTCGAGTTGTACCGCGACGTGCACGCTTGGAACGGCGGGGAGGCCGACGCCGGCCGTCACATCAAGAGATGGGCACGGGAGGCCGGATTCACCGACCTGCAGTCGAGCGGATCGACGTGGGTCTTCTCCACCGCGCTCGAACGCGAATGGTGGGGCGGCTCGTGGGCTGAACGGGCGACCGAGTCGCAGTTCGCCGCACACGCCATCGAGTCGGGTCACTCCAGTCCAGAGGAGCTGCGGCGCATCGCGACCGCGTGGCGTGAGTGGGCCGCCGACGACGACGGCTGGTTGCTCATGCCGCATGCCGAGATCATCGGCCGCGCCTGA
- a CDS encoding bifunctional folylpolyglutamate synthase/dihydrofolate synthase → MELREAADAVYASLIGRVGEGSPRPRLEPTRRAVELLGDPHRAAPVIHITGTNGKTSTSRMIESLLRASGLRTGLLTSPHLERFTERIRVDGEPVSDEAIVRNWEDILPFIAMVDAELEAAGESTLTFFEVLTVLAFACFADAPVDVVVLEVGMGGEWDSTNVADGQVAVFTPIALDHQNRLGSTIEAIARTKSGIIKPAASVVSAAQDDVALGVLREAAELTESSFALEGEAFEVLESRVAVGGQLVSVRGLAGEYRDLVLPLFGRHQAQNAAVAVAAVEAFIGGGTVRLADAVVQEGLATAMSPGRLQRVGAEPAVIVDAAHNPHSAGALVAALDEYFDFDEIGFVFGVLGDKDAAAIVDVLARRPGQFFVTAPDSDRAVPPGELAAVVASGAGADRVVVAERLDDALDDARAWAEEGAKRAVVVTGSIALVGEAMAIADDRGWSRA, encoded by the coding sequence ATGGAGCTGCGCGAGGCGGCCGACGCCGTCTACGCGTCGCTCATCGGCCGGGTGGGCGAGGGCTCGCCGCGACCCCGCCTCGAACCCACGCGACGTGCCGTCGAGCTCCTCGGCGACCCGCATCGCGCGGCGCCCGTCATCCACATCACCGGCACCAACGGCAAGACCTCCACGAGCCGCATGATCGAGAGTCTGCTCCGCGCCTCCGGCCTGCGCACCGGGCTGCTCACGAGCCCGCACCTCGAGCGGTTCACCGAGCGCATCCGCGTCGACGGCGAGCCCGTCTCCGACGAGGCCATCGTGCGCAACTGGGAGGACATCCTCCCGTTCATCGCGATGGTCGACGCCGAGCTCGAGGCCGCCGGGGAATCGACGCTCACGTTCTTCGAGGTGCTCACGGTGCTCGCCTTCGCATGCTTCGCAGACGCGCCCGTCGACGTCGTCGTGCTCGAGGTGGGCATGGGCGGCGAGTGGGACTCCACGAACGTCGCCGACGGGCAGGTGGCCGTGTTCACGCCGATCGCCCTCGATCACCAGAACCGCCTCGGCTCGACCATCGAGGCGATCGCACGCACGAAGTCGGGCATCATCAAGCCCGCGGCATCCGTCGTCTCGGCCGCACAGGACGACGTCGCGCTCGGGGTGCTGCGCGAGGCCGCCGAGCTGACCGAATCGTCCTTCGCCCTCGAGGGTGAGGCCTTCGAAGTGCTCGAGTCCCGCGTGGCCGTCGGCGGACAGCTGGTCTCCGTCCGCGGCCTCGCGGGCGAGTATCGCGATCTCGTGCTGCCGCTGTTCGGGCGCCACCAGGCCCAGAACGCGGCCGTCGCCGTCGCCGCGGTCGAGGCATTCATCGGCGGAGGAACCGTGCGGCTCGCCGACGCGGTGGTCCAGGAGGGGCTCGCGACCGCCATGTCACCCGGCCGCTTGCAGCGGGTCGGCGCCGAACCCGCCGTGATCGTCGACGCGGCGCACAACCCGCACAGCGCCGGGGCGCTCGTCGCGGCGCTCGATGAGTACTTCGACTTCGACGAGATCGGGTTCGTGTTCGGCGTGCTCGGCGACAAGGACGCCGCCGCCATCGTCGACGTGCTGGCGCGCCGGCCCGGCCAGTTCTTCGTGACCGCGCCCGACTCCGACCGTGCCGTGCCGCCCGGCGAGCTCGCCGCGGTCGTGGCATCCGGTGCCGGCGCCGACCGTGTCGTCGTCGCCGAGCGGCTCGACGACGCCCTCGACGACGCCCGCGCATGGGCCGAAGAGGGAGCCAAGCGTGCCGTCGTCGTCACCGGCTCGATCGCCCTCGTCGGCGAGGCCATGGCGATCGCCGACGACCGGGGCTGGAGCCGCGCATGA